One genomic window of Anaeromyxobacter diazotrophicus includes the following:
- a CDS encoding DUF302 domain-containing protein, which yields MPGFTLKKATQRNYDAVLAQLPELLQAEGFGVLTQIDVTATMKQKLGVDFRRYRILGACNPRYAHQALSADLEVGVMLPCNVVVYEGDDGHAVVMAIDPMQTIAAASPAIREVAQQVRAGLERVVARAG from the coding sequence ATGCCCGGCTTCACCCTCAAGAAGGCCACGCAGCGCAACTACGACGCCGTCCTGGCCCAGCTCCCCGAGCTGCTCCAGGCGGAGGGCTTCGGCGTGCTCACGCAGATCGACGTGACGGCCACGATGAAGCAGAAGCTCGGCGTGGACTTCCGGCGCTACCGGATCCTCGGCGCCTGCAACCCGCGCTACGCGCACCAGGCGCTCTCGGCCGACCTCGAGGTCGGCGTGATGCTCCCGTGCAACGTGGTCGTCTACGAGGGCGACGACGGGCACGCGGTGGTGATGGCCATCGACCCCATGCAGACCATCGCCGCCGCGAGCCCCGCCATCCGCGAGGTGGCGCAGCAGGTCCGCGCCGGGCTGGAGCGCGTGGTGGCGCGGGCCGGCTGA
- a CDS encoding ThiF family adenylyltransferase yields the protein MSGAAFAIGDWVLRALERDLAARPPERGGALLGPPGRPLVTCYLADPDAASSPRSWAPSRALAARVREVERAEGLELKGLVHSHPPGLDAPSAQDALELAAGLRANGHLASYLAPIVSEGAPSAGARHELPLGASKLGFYAGWRAEGPARVAPVAARALPLLRDLERLQGELGGEAPEVFVTDLGAGPAPAGRLALPGLELVLVASEQYPHLPPVLLATCEGGPTEQLDLRWPLALPDGERLPAALREHLAPPGPYRRGFGPAGGPALTGDEERARRAGFTPRYQAGDPDARGAALAARLLARGEGLVSAELRGRCALVAGLGSVGSYLAEQLVRAGVGAVALVDPEAVEPENLSRTCYEAADVGAPKVEALARRLLRVAPALRCEARATAVEDLSPLELDALVGGADVVLAATDDPAAQRALDRFAYARGRPALFVGLYAGARGGEVIVTVPERTACYLCATRTRHQAERAAGAVARPVDYGTGRLQGEVALAADIQHVASAGVKLALSLLLPPGGPAALAGFAEEPVAAGASYLTLSTVPRYWFYPELFGEVPGQGAYQAVWLTPSRDPACPVCGDRAARVDPREVPLRAPSREAVLAALTSPAASGPAR from the coding sequence GTGAGCGGCGCCGCCTTCGCGATCGGCGACTGGGTGCTGCGCGCCCTGGAGCGCGACCTCGCCGCGCGGCCGCCCGAGCGCGGGGGCGCGCTGCTCGGTCCGCCCGGCCGGCCGCTCGTCACCTGCTACCTCGCCGACCCCGACGCCGCCTCCTCCCCGCGGAGCTGGGCCCCGTCGCGCGCGCTGGCGGCGCGCGTCCGGGAGGTCGAGCGCGCCGAGGGGCTCGAGCTGAAGGGGCTCGTCCACTCGCACCCGCCCGGCCTCGACGCGCCGTCCGCGCAGGACGCGCTGGAGCTGGCGGCCGGACTCCGCGCCAACGGGCACCTCGCGAGCTACCTCGCGCCCATCGTGAGCGAGGGCGCGCCGTCCGCGGGCGCGCGGCACGAGCTGCCGCTCGGCGCGTCCAAGCTCGGCTTCTACGCGGGGTGGCGCGCCGAGGGCCCCGCCCGCGTGGCGCCGGTGGCGGCGCGGGCCCTCCCGCTCCTGCGCGATCTGGAGCGCCTCCAGGGCGAGCTGGGCGGCGAGGCGCCGGAGGTGTTCGTGACGGACCTCGGCGCCGGGCCGGCGCCGGCCGGCCGGCTGGCGCTGCCCGGCCTGGAGCTCGTGCTGGTCGCGTCCGAGCAGTACCCGCACCTCCCGCCGGTCCTGCTCGCCACCTGCGAGGGGGGCCCGACCGAGCAGCTCGACCTCCGCTGGCCGCTGGCGCTGCCGGACGGCGAACGGCTACCCGCGGCGCTGCGGGAGCACCTCGCGCCGCCCGGCCCGTACCGGCGCGGCTTCGGGCCGGCCGGCGGCCCCGCCCTCACCGGAGACGAGGAGCGCGCGCGCCGGGCCGGGTTCACGCCCCGGTACCAGGCGGGCGATCCGGACGCCCGCGGCGCCGCGCTGGCGGCGCGGCTCCTGGCCCGGGGCGAGGGGCTCGTCTCGGCGGAGCTGCGCGGGCGGTGCGCGCTCGTCGCGGGCCTGGGCTCGGTGGGCTCGTACCTCGCCGAGCAGCTCGTGCGGGCGGGGGTGGGGGCGGTGGCGCTGGTGGACCCGGAGGCGGTCGAGCCGGAGAACCTGTCGCGGACGTGCTACGAGGCGGCCGACGTCGGCGCGCCCAAGGTCGAGGCGCTGGCGCGGCGGCTGCTCCGGGTCGCGCCCGCGCTCCGGTGCGAGGCACGCGCGACCGCGGTGGAGGATCTCTCGCCCCTGGAGCTCGACGCGCTCGTGGGCGGGGCGGACGTGGTGCTGGCCGCGACCGACGACCCGGCCGCGCAGCGCGCGCTCGACCGCTTCGCCTACGCGCGGGGGCGGCCCGCGCTCTTCGTGGGCCTCTACGCGGGGGCGCGCGGCGGCGAGGTGATCGTGACGGTGCCCGAGCGGACTGCCTGTTACCTGTGCGCGACGCGCACCCGCCACCAGGCGGAGCGCGCGGCCGGCGCGGTCGCGCGGCCGGTCGACTACGGGACCGGGCGGCTGCAGGGCGAGGTGGCGCTGGCGGCCGACATCCAGCACGTGGCGAGCGCGGGCGTGAAGCTGGCGCTCTCGCTGCTGCTGCCGCCGGGCGGGCCGGCCGCGCTGGCGGGGTTCGCGGAGGAGCCCGTCGCCGCCGGCGCCTCGTACCTCACCCTCTCCACCGTGCCGCGCTACTGGTTCTACCCGGAGCTCTTCGGCGAGGTGCCGGGGCAGGGCGCCTACCAGGCGGTGTGGCTCACGCCGTCGCGCGACCCCGCCTGCCCGGTGTGCGGCGACCGCGCGGCGCGGGTGGACCCGCGGGAGGTCCCGCTGCGGGCGCCGTCGCGCGAGGCGGTGCTCGCCGCCCTCACCTCGCCGGCAGCTTCAGGCCCAGCTCGATGA
- a CDS encoding exonuclease has translation MSLIVVDVEADGPVPPLYSMVSFGAVVVEPSLELAFKGEVRPISDRFLPEALAISGVSREAHLRFEEPGPVMERFAAWIAEVSKGRPVFCSDNLAFDWQFINYYFHAYLGKNPFGWSGRRIGDLYCGMVKDGYATWKHLRRTPHDHDPVNDARANAGVMLQLIELGLKLPAR, from the coding sequence ATGTCGCTCATCGTGGTCGACGTCGAGGCGGACGGGCCGGTCCCGCCGCTCTACTCGATGGTGTCGTTCGGGGCGGTGGTGGTGGAGCCGTCGCTCGAGCTCGCGTTCAAGGGCGAGGTGCGGCCCATCTCCGACCGGTTCCTGCCCGAGGCGCTCGCGATCTCGGGGGTGAGCCGGGAGGCGCACCTGCGCTTCGAGGAGCCGGGGCCGGTGATGGAGCGCTTCGCCGCCTGGATCGCGGAGGTCTCGAAGGGCCGGCCGGTCTTCTGCTCCGACAACCTCGCCTTCGACTGGCAGTTCATCAACTACTACTTCCACGCCTACCTCGGGAAGAACCCGTTCGGCTGGAGCGGCCGGCGCATCGGCGACCTCTACTGCGGGATGGTGAAGGACGGCTACGCGACCTGGAAGCACCTGCGCCGCACGCCACACGACCACGATCCGGTGAACGACGCCCGCGCCAACGCCGGGGTGATGCTGCAGCTCATCGAGCTGGGCCTGAAGCTGCCGGCGAGGTGA
- the nikR gene encoding nickel-responsive transcriptional regulator NikR: MIERIGISLEQELLARFDEVIAEKGYENRSEAIRDLIRDALVQREWSRSSGEDEKVAVVTLVYDHDASSLAQKLAHIQHENHRAVVSALHVHMDEHNCLEVLVLRGGAGEVLRMGEGLVATKGVKYGKLVPATTGHDLR, encoded by the coding sequence ATGATCGAGCGCATCGGCATCTCGCTGGAGCAGGAGCTGCTCGCGCGGTTCGACGAGGTCATCGCGGAGAAGGGGTACGAGAATCGCTCCGAGGCGATCCGCGACCTCATCCGCGACGCGCTCGTGCAGCGCGAGTGGTCGCGCTCGAGCGGCGAGGACGAGAAGGTCGCGGTGGTGACGCTCGTCTACGACCACGACGCCTCGAGCCTGGCGCAGAAGCTCGCGCACATCCAGCACGAGAACCACCGGGCGGTGGTCTCAGCGCTCCACGTCCACATGGACGAGCACAACTGCCTCGAGGTGCTCGTGCTGCGCGGCGGCGCGGGCGAGGTCCTGCGCATGGGCGAAGGGCTCGTCGCGACCAAGGGCGTGAAGTACGGGAAGCTCGTGCCGGCGACGACCGGCCACGACCTCCGCTAG
- a CDS encoding sigma-70 family RNA polymerase sigma factor, giving the protein MPTSDTELLASARAGDRAALERLLERHQGRVFRFGMKMCGGEDDAKDVLQETLLAAARNIRDFRGASAVSTWLYTIARSFCIKKRRTSKFAPERLESLDTPGGEAQAVPDAARGPEEELAGRQVQAALQDAISALDPMYREVLVLRDVEGLSASEVAGILGLSVEAVKSRLHRARLAVRERVAPVLGAPAPAAEPGCPDVVELFSRHLEGEISGDVCASLEAHLARCGRCRARCDSLRATLSLCSRAGPEVPARVEQSVRDALRRFLEAPPA; this is encoded by the coding sequence ATGCCGACCAGCGACACCGAGCTCCTCGCCTCCGCGCGCGCCGGCGACCGCGCCGCGCTGGAGCGCCTGCTCGAGCGGCACCAGGGCCGCGTCTTCCGGTTCGGGATGAAGATGTGCGGGGGCGAGGACGACGCCAAGGACGTCCTGCAGGAGACGCTCCTCGCCGCGGCCCGCAACATCCGCGACTTCCGCGGCGCGTCGGCGGTGTCGACCTGGCTCTACACGATCGCCCGCAGCTTCTGCATCAAGAAGCGCCGGACGAGCAAGTTCGCGCCGGAGCGGCTCGAGTCGCTCGACACGCCGGGCGGGGAGGCGCAGGCCGTGCCCGACGCCGCGCGCGGCCCCGAGGAGGAGCTGGCCGGGCGGCAGGTGCAGGCGGCGCTGCAGGACGCCATCTCCGCGCTCGACCCGATGTACCGGGAGGTGCTGGTGCTCCGGGACGTGGAGGGGCTCTCGGCCTCCGAGGTGGCCGGGATCCTGGGGCTGTCGGTGGAGGCGGTGAAGAGCCGCCTGCACCGGGCGCGGCTCGCGGTGCGCGAGCGCGTGGCGCCGGTGCTCGGCGCGCCCGCGCCGGCGGCCGAGCCCGGGTGCCCGGACGTGGTCGAGCTCTTCTCGCGGCACCTCGAGGGCGAGATCAGCGGCGACGTCTGCGCCAGCCTGGAGGCGCACCTCGCCCGCTGCGGCCGCTGCCGCGCCCGCTGCGACTCGCTCCGCGCCACGCTCTCCCTGTGCAGCCGCGCCGGCCCCGAGGTGCCGGCGCGGGTGGAGCAGTCGGTGCGCGACGCGCTGCGCCGGTTCCTGGAGGCGCCCCCGGCCTGA
- the nrfD gene encoding NrfD/PsrC family molybdoenzyme membrane anchor subunit, translated as MHEIDLARHSPLLDPALHVWGWEIPVYLFLGGLAAGTMIVGSLLAARAGPRSAAARWLLFAPAALLSLGMLALFLDLSRKAHVWRFYLAFRATSPMSWGAWILLAVYPVSLLAALAGLEDGEASRVEALLARARLGGVARAARALAVDRAACLRRANTALGIGLGVYTGVLLSTLGARALWASALLGPLFLVSGASTGAAFLLLFRLAEDERHAVERWDRLAMGVELALLALFLVGLSTAGEGSRQAAALLLGGRFTAQFWTLVVLGGLLAPLLLGALQGRLALRATAVAPVLVLAGGFALRWILVAAGQA; from the coding sequence ATGCACGAGATCGACCTCGCCCGACACTCCCCCCTCCTCGACCCCGCGCTGCACGTGTGGGGCTGGGAGATCCCCGTCTACCTGTTCCTCGGCGGGCTCGCCGCGGGGACCATGATCGTGGGCTCGCTGCTCGCCGCGCGCGCCGGGCCGCGCTCGGCCGCGGCGCGCTGGCTGCTCTTCGCGCCCGCCGCGCTGCTCTCGCTGGGGATGCTGGCGCTCTTCCTCGACCTGTCGCGCAAGGCGCACGTCTGGCGCTTCTACCTCGCCTTCCGCGCCACCTCGCCCATGAGCTGGGGCGCCTGGATCCTGCTCGCCGTCTACCCGGTCTCGCTCCTGGCCGCGCTGGCTGGGCTCGAGGACGGGGAGGCGAGCCGGGTCGAGGCGCTCCTCGCGCGCGCCCGCCTCGGCGGCGTCGCGCGCGCCGCGCGGGCGCTGGCGGTGGACCGGGCGGCCTGCCTGCGCCGGGCGAACACCGCGCTGGGGATCGGGCTCGGGGTCTACACCGGCGTCCTCCTCTCCACCCTCGGCGCGCGGGCGCTGTGGGCGAGCGCGCTCCTCGGGCCGCTGTTCCTCGTCTCGGGCGCCTCCACGGGCGCGGCCTTCCTCCTCCTCTTCCGTCTGGCGGAGGACGAGCGGCACGCGGTGGAGCGGTGGGATCGCCTGGCCATGGGCGTCGAGCTGGCGCTGCTCGCGCTCTTCCTCGTCGGGCTCTCCACCGCGGGCGAGGGATCGCGCCAGGCGGCGGCGCTCCTCCTGGGCGGCCGGTTCACGGCCCAGTTCTGGACGCTGGTGGTGCTGGGCGGGCTCCTGGCGCCGCTCCTGCTGGGCGCGCTCCAGGGCCGGCTCGCGCTCCGCGCGACCGCGGTGGCCCCGGTGCTCGTCCTGGCCGGCGGCTTCGCGCTCCGGTGGATCCTGGTCGCGGCCGGCCAGGCCTGA
- a CDS encoding response regulator has translation MGEPRHRVLIIDDEELLIRSFARILGRDHDITALSSAAEALRRAASGETWDVILCDLQMPVVDGVEFFERLNRSRPDLIARVAFVTGGAFTPRARSFLERNTRPTAQKPVEPEGLRSLVRQIAAGYAAAAGCAFARS, from the coding sequence ATGGGCGAGCCGCGACATCGTGTGCTCATCATCGACGACGAGGAGCTGCTCATCCGCTCCTTCGCTCGGATCCTGGGCCGTGACCACGACATCACGGCGCTCTCCTCGGCGGCGGAGGCGCTGCGCCGCGCCGCCTCGGGCGAGACCTGGGACGTCATCCTGTGCGACCTGCAGATGCCGGTGGTCGACGGGGTCGAGTTCTTCGAGCGCCTGAACCGCAGCCGCCCCGACCTCATCGCGCGCGTGGCGTTCGTGACCGGCGGCGCCTTCACGCCTCGTGCGCGGTCGTTCCTCGAGCGCAACACGCGCCCCACCGCCCAGAAGCCGGTGGAGCCGGAGGGGCTGCGCTCGCTCGTGCGCCAGATCGCGGCCGGCTACGCCGCCGCGGCCGGCTGCGCCTTCGCCCGGAGCTGA
- the chrA gene encoding chromate efflux transporter: protein MDTLVPGTTWAERVKARPQPSVPDLVRFGLWTGLVGFGGGLSVLSTLRDGAVQRRGWVTAREFDNTATVAQMLPGGAAANALALLGLRFFGAAGAFAGYAAFILPGFLATVALAVLYGSAGSTEHAAALFGGFSAAVVGIIGAITLQMVSSSVGRFWQMGIAAMSLALSLAGGASSGEIALVGIGAGLVLDLGTKRARLARSRRGGRREVALPDEGDPFPKSDRGTLQAVAVPALAAALLTYFAGGTLVSLALLFLRTGLGAYGGGFAIVPHLKATLVGSGALTDREFADAVAIGKITPGPVLLVATFIGYVKSGLAGAVVSTAAIFAAPFVLTVALGRWLARYRSRRVVRAALRGLTPAVVGTIAAAAITLAGGLHGTGEIAIAAAVGLTLSRFRVNPTIMLALGGLANVLAARLH from the coding sequence ATGGACACGCTGGTGCCGGGCACCACCTGGGCGGAGCGGGTGAAGGCGCGCCCTCAGCCGAGCGTCCCGGATCTCGTGCGGTTCGGGCTGTGGACCGGGCTGGTCGGCTTCGGCGGAGGGCTGTCGGTGCTCTCGACCTTGCGCGACGGGGCCGTGCAGCGGCGCGGATGGGTCACCGCGCGGGAGTTCGACAACACCGCCACCGTCGCCCAGATGCTGCCCGGCGGCGCCGCCGCCAACGCGCTGGCGCTCCTGGGCCTCCGCTTCTTCGGGGCCGCCGGCGCCTTCGCCGGCTACGCGGCCTTCATCCTGCCCGGCTTCCTCGCCACGGTGGCGCTCGCGGTCCTCTACGGGAGCGCCGGGTCGACCGAGCACGCCGCCGCGCTCTTCGGGGGCTTCAGCGCGGCGGTGGTGGGGATCATCGGGGCCATCACGCTGCAGATGGTGAGCTCGAGCGTGGGCCGGTTCTGGCAGATGGGGATCGCGGCCATGTCGCTCGCCCTGAGCCTCGCCGGCGGCGCGTCGTCGGGCGAGATCGCGCTGGTCGGGATCGGCGCCGGGCTGGTGCTCGACCTCGGGACGAAGCGCGCCCGCCTGGCGCGCTCGCGCCGCGGCGGCCGGCGCGAGGTCGCGCTGCCGGACGAAGGCGATCCCTTCCCCAAGTCGGACCGCGGCACGCTGCAGGCCGTGGCCGTCCCGGCGCTCGCGGCGGCGCTCCTCACCTACTTCGCGGGCGGCACGCTCGTCTCGCTGGCGCTGCTGTTCCTGCGCACCGGCCTGGGCGCGTACGGCGGAGGGTTCGCCATCGTCCCGCACCTCAAGGCGACGCTGGTCGGCTCGGGCGCTCTCACCGACCGCGAGTTCGCCGACGCGGTCGCCATCGGCAAGATCACGCCCGGCCCGGTGCTGCTCGTCGCCACCTTCATCGGCTACGTGAAGAGCGGGCTGGCCGGCGCGGTGGTGTCGACGGCCGCCATCTTCGCCGCGCCCTTCGTGCTCACGGTCGCGCTCGGGCGCTGGCTCGCGCGCTACCGCTCGCGCCGGGTGGTGCGCGCGGCGCTGCGCGGGCTCACCCCGGCCGTGGTCGGGACCATCGCCGCCGCCGCCATCACCCTGGCCGGCGGCCTGCACGGCACCGGCGAGATCGCCATCGCCGCGGCGGTGGGCCTCACCCTCAGCCGCTTCCGCGTCAACCCGACGATCATGCTGGCGCTGGGCGGCCTGGCAAACGTGCTCGCGGCGCGCCTCCACTAG
- a CDS encoding OsmC family protein — MAGASEIVVTLPGGRRVDAQVGAHVVHTDQPVSNGGEDAAPTPFQLFLASLGTCAGIFVQGFCASRKLSPEGIRIVERPELDPETGVLRSVELRIEVPASFPEKYREALVRVADQCSVKRAIQAQPTFRVETVVAP; from the coding sequence ATGGCAGGAGCATCGGAGATCGTGGTGACGCTGCCCGGCGGGCGGCGGGTCGACGCCCAGGTGGGGGCGCACGTCGTCCACACCGACCAGCCGGTCTCGAACGGCGGCGAGGACGCGGCGCCCACCCCCTTCCAGCTCTTCCTGGCCTCGCTCGGCACCTGCGCCGGCATCTTCGTGCAGGGCTTCTGCGCCAGCCGGAAGCTCTCGCCGGAAGGCATCCGCATCGTCGAGCGGCCCGAGCTCGACCCGGAGACCGGGGTGCTGCGCTCGGTCGAGCTGCGCATCGAGGTGCCGGCCTCGTTCCCGGAGAAGTACCGCGAGGCGCTGGTGCGGGTGGCCGACCAGTGCTCGGTGAAGCGCGCCATCCAGGCGCAGCCCACCTTCCGCGTCGAGACCGTGGTCGCGCCGTAG
- a CDS encoding MEDS domain-containing protein, with amino-acid sequence MIPPPGGDVESTAEEPRPELVDQLRRLAPRDHAALVFDSPGEAAAAVAAFLQVGLERGERCVHLAEAEGATAILPHLRGAGVDVGEALASGRLALVTDRDDFLRPGPLRPAEVEPLLAEKAEQSVKEGGGALRVSADARWLLDPSPSLERLLEYEQMLQRLCRDHPFVALWRYDRGTFAPAALRALVRAHPVLVRRGEAHRNHLFAPPLAAGGDAGEDLDQLLETVAERDRAESSFAESGERLRLALEGGAHALWDWDLPAQRLAVNTRWAELPGLPPSAWSVSVSEWEQPIHPDDLAATWGAIRDHVQGRTPRLEIEYRAKGPGGWRWLRLRGKVAGRDAAGAAVRLAGTITDETEVRAAAERALGSERFAAVGTLAAGVAHEINNPLAWITTNLGFVQDLVASPAQAGQDAAARQQVLEVLEETRQGVARIRDTVDALRTVGRPVPAGAPVPCDVREEVLAAVAVARHEVVHRARLTLEVPDALPPVLSHPGALRKVFLHLILNAAQAIPEGPVSEHEVKVTAAAAAGAVSVEVSDTGTGMSPHVRAQMFDPFFTTKGPGQGMGLGLSFARAQVEAARGRIEVASEPRRGTTVRVVLPEAAAAEASPAPAAPASGRRRVLLVDDEEILVRAYGRLLERDHEVTALTSAAEALRRLEAGETWDAILFDLQMPDVDGVELFEKIELARPELVTRVAFMTGGAFTPRALSFLERNTRPTLAKPIDAAALRELVAQLAR; translated from the coding sequence ATGATCCCGCCGCCGGGGGGCGACGTGGAGAGCACGGCCGAGGAGCCACGGCCGGAGCTCGTCGATCAGCTGCGCCGTCTGGCGCCGCGCGACCACGCCGCGCTCGTCTTCGACTCCCCTGGCGAGGCCGCCGCCGCCGTGGCGGCCTTTCTCCAGGTGGGGCTCGAGCGCGGCGAGCGCTGCGTCCACCTCGCCGAGGCCGAGGGCGCCACGGCGATCCTGCCCCACCTTCGCGGGGCGGGCGTCGACGTCGGCGAGGCGCTGGCTTCGGGGCGGCTCGCGCTCGTCACCGATCGCGACGACTTCCTGCGCCCCGGTCCGCTCCGCCCGGCCGAGGTGGAGCCGCTGCTCGCGGAGAAGGCGGAGCAGTCGGTGAAGGAGGGCGGCGGCGCCCTGCGCGTGAGCGCCGACGCGCGCTGGCTGCTCGACCCGAGCCCTTCCCTGGAGCGCCTCCTCGAGTACGAGCAGATGCTCCAGCGGCTGTGCCGCGATCACCCGTTCGTCGCGCTGTGGCGCTACGACCGCGGCACCTTCGCGCCGGCGGCGCTGCGCGCCCTGGTGCGCGCGCACCCGGTGCTCGTCCGCCGGGGCGAGGCGCACCGCAACCACCTCTTCGCGCCGCCGCTGGCGGCGGGCGGCGACGCGGGCGAGGACCTCGACCAGCTCCTCGAGACCGTCGCCGAGCGCGACCGGGCCGAGTCGTCGTTCGCCGAGAGCGGCGAGCGGCTGCGGCTCGCGCTGGAGGGCGGCGCCCACGCGCTGTGGGACTGGGACCTCCCCGCCCAGCGCCTGGCGGTGAACACGCGCTGGGCGGAGCTCCCGGGGCTGCCGCCCTCGGCCTGGTCGGTGTCCGTGTCGGAGTGGGAGCAGCCCATCCACCCGGACGACCTGGCGGCGACCTGGGGCGCGATCCGCGACCACGTCCAGGGCCGCACGCCCCGGCTCGAGATCGAGTACCGGGCGAAGGGGCCGGGCGGCTGGCGCTGGCTGCGCCTGCGCGGCAAGGTGGCCGGCCGCGACGCCGCCGGGGCCGCCGTGCGCCTGGCGGGCACGATCACGGACGAGACCGAGGTGCGCGCCGCCGCCGAGCGCGCGCTCGGGAGCGAGCGCTTCGCCGCGGTGGGCACCCTGGCGGCCGGCGTGGCGCACGAGATCAACAACCCGCTCGCCTGGATCACCACCAACCTCGGGTTCGTGCAGGACCTCGTGGCGTCGCCGGCGCAGGCGGGCCAGGACGCGGCCGCGCGCCAGCAGGTGCTGGAGGTGCTGGAGGAGACGCGGCAGGGCGTGGCGCGCATCCGCGACACGGTGGACGCGCTGCGGACCGTGGGGCGGCCCGTCCCGGCCGGCGCGCCGGTCCCCTGCGACGTGCGCGAGGAGGTGCTGGCCGCGGTCGCGGTGGCGCGGCACGAGGTCGTGCACCGCGCGCGCCTGACGCTCGAGGTGCCCGACGCGCTGCCGCCCGTCCTCTCCCACCCCGGGGCGCTCCGCAAGGTGTTCCTGCACCTCATCCTGAACGCGGCGCAGGCCATCCCCGAGGGGCCCGTCTCCGAGCACGAGGTGAAGGTGACCGCCGCGGCGGCCGCGGGCGCGGTGTCGGTCGAGGTGTCCGACACCGGCACGGGCATGAGCCCGCACGTGCGCGCGCAGATGTTCGACCCCTTCTTCACCACCAAGGGGCCAGGCCAGGGGATGGGGCTCGGGCTCTCCTTCGCGCGCGCGCAGGTGGAGGCGGCGCGCGGGCGCATCGAGGTCGCGAGCGAGCCGCGCCGGGGGACGACGGTGCGGGTGGTGCTGCCCGAGGCGGCGGCGGCCGAGGCGTCGCCGGCGCCCGCCGCACCGGCCTCAGGACGCCGCCGCGTGCTCCTGGTCGACGACGAGGAGATCCTGGTCCGGGCTTACGGCCGGCTCCTGGAGCGGGACCACGAGGTCACCGCGCTCACCTCCGCCGCCGAGGCGCTGCGCCGCCTCGAGGCGGGCGAGACCTGGGACGCCATCCTGTTCGACCTCCAGATGCCGGACGTCGACGGGGTCGAGCTTTTCGAGAAAATCGAGCTGGCCCGCCCCGAGCTCGTCACCCGGGTCGCGTTCATGACGGGGGGCGCGTTCACGCCGCGCGCGCTTTCCTTTCTGGAGCGGAACACCCGCCCCACGCTCGCCAAGCCCATCGACGCCGCCGCGCTCCGCGAGCTCGTCGCGCAGCTGGCGCGCTGA